Part of the Oscillibacter hominis genome is shown below.
GGAAGGCGGCACAGCTCTTTTTTGAAGAAACGGACACGCCCTGCGACGGCTTGGAGATGGAACTCCGGAAGCGGATCCCGGTCAGCGCCGGGATGGCCGGCGGCAGCGCCGACGCGGCGGTGGTGCTCAAGGCCCTGCGGGGATTGTACCGGCCCAGCCTGCCCCGGGAGGAACTGGAGCGGATCGCGCTGAAGGTGGGCAGCGACGTGCCCTTCTGCGTGCGGGGGGGCACGGTGCTGGCGGAGGGCCGGGGGGAACAGATGACCAGCCTGGCCCGGATGCCACGCTGCCCGGTGGTGCTGTGCAAGCCGGGGTTCGGCATCTCAACGCCGGAACTCTTTGGCCGCGTAACGGTCAGCAGGCTGAAAACCCATCCCGACACCCGGGGGCTGGTGAAGGCCATTGCCTTGGGGGATCTGCGGATGGCTGCCGGAAAGCTTGGCAACGTCTTTGAAGAGGTCCTGCCCCAGGAATATGGGGAGGTGTTCGAGATTCGGGACCGGCTCTTAGGGGCCGGCGCGCTGAACGCGGGCATGACCGGTTCAGGCCCAACCGTGTTCGCCCTTTTTGACGACGAGACCCGGGCAAAGGGCGCCTACGAGGCATTGGCAAAAGACTATTCGGAGACCTATTTGGAAAAAATCTTGTAGTAACTGGTATAAAATGCAAAAATTCCGTCCAGACTCCCAGTACAAATCAATCCTACATAGGAGAAGGACGGAATCTTATGAAAAAAGTAAAAATCCTGGAATGCGCTTTGGCCATTGGCCTGTTTTTTACACTGGTTTGGGGGATGTTTTCCTTACAGGAGCAGCAGCAGCTGGCGGACAAGGTAGTCCGGCTGCATGTGATTGCAAATTCCGACGAGGAAGCGGATCAGGAGCTGAAGCTGAAGGTGCGGGATCAGATCATCGGCCGTGCAACGGAAATTTTGGAGGCCTCCGCCGACCGCAATGACGCCGCCCAGCGGCTCAGCGCGGCGCTCCCGGAGCTCCGGAGCGCCGCGGCGGAAGAGATTGCCGCACAGGGGTATGAGTATGACGTCACCGCCTCTTTGGAGGAGACG
Proteins encoded:
- the spoIIR gene encoding stage II sporulation protein R; the protein is MKKVKILECALAIGLFFTLVWGMFSLQEQQQLADKVVRLHVIANSDEEADQELKLKVRDQIIGRATEILEASADRNDAAQRLSAALPELRSAAAEEIAAQGYEYDVTASLEETEFPTKEYDGFTLPAGEYLALRVVIGEGRGHNWWCVVFPPLCTASTSDVAQTAMASGLSEEDVGLITEADSGYVLKFKSVELWQSLKGMFS
- the ispE gene encoding 4-(cytidine 5'-diphospho)-2-C-methyl-D-erythritol kinase, coding for MITMTYSAPAKINLSLDILRKRKDGFHDMRMVMQTITLHDTLILHPHCGGGRITLSCGGAQVPCGEENLAWKAAQLFFEETDTPCDGLEMELRKRIPVSAGMAGGSADAAVVLKALRGLYRPSLPREELERIALKVGSDVPFCVRGGTVLAEGRGEQMTSLARMPRCPVVLCKPGFGISTPELFGRVTVSRLKTHPDTRGLVKAIALGDLRMAAGKLGNVFEEVLPQEYGEVFEIRDRLLGAGALNAGMTGSGPTVFALFDDETRAKGAYEALAKDYSETYLEKIL